ATCCTGTTAAAACTTCATGTAGGTGTGGTACCACGCCACTATATGATGGGTAATTAAACAGCGGCGGAACTGCCAAGCCATCGGTTCGGCCCGCAGCCGTCGGGACCGGCGGTATGCCGTGCGTCTGACGCGGCCTGCGTATTTATATTCCGGTAGGCTGCTATAGACAACTATGACTTCCGACCCGAGCGCCACGTCCGACCCCTCGACGACCTCCGACCCGGTTGACGATCCGACAGATCAGGCCGCGACGGACGCCGACGCCGCGACCCCGGACCCCGAGGACGTGATCTCGCCCGACCCGTTGACGATCGAGTTGCCCGACGGCACCGAAAGCGTCTCGGAGGCCATCCTCTCGAATCGACAGATGCTCATCGACCCCGACGAATCGGCGATGGCCTCCGAGACCGAGGTCGTCGAGTTGACCGACTGGGTCGAAGAGCTCGCGGGGACGATCGCGGACGTCGAACAGCACCAAACCGAGACGATCGAAGCGGAGGTCACCGATCTCGAAGCAGTCATCGAGGAGCAACGGCGACAGATCGAGGAGCTCCGGGGAGCCGTCGAGTCCCTCGCCGACATCCTCGGGACGACCGCCGACTGGGAGACGTTCGACGAGTAACCGTCTCGGATCGGTGACACGAGCCGAACGGCCGCCGACAACCGACGCTCGCCACGAACGACGTACGCCGCGCCGTCTCAGTCCGACTCGCCGCGGGCGCGCTCGAACATCGACAGCGCCTGCTCGCGGCGCTCGCTGTGCTCGACGACCGGTTCCGGGTATTCCGGGGCCGCGTTCGCGCGCTCGGTCGGCGTCAGTTCGTGCCACGAGTGGACGACGTCGGGATCGACGCCCTCGAGTTCGGGCACGTACTCCCGTATATACGCCGCGTCGGGATCGTAGCGTTCGCCCTGCGTCATCGGGTTGAAGATCCGAAAGTACGGCTGGGAGTCGGTGCCCGTCGAGGCCGCCCACTGCCAGCCGCCGTTGTCGTTCGCGGTGTCGTGATCGACCAGCAGATCCCGGAAATGCTCGTAGCCGTGGCGCCAGTCGATCAGTAAGTCCTTCGTCAAAAATGAGGCCACGATCATCCGGACGCGGTTGTGCATGAATCCCTCCGCCCGCAACTGTCGCATCCCCGCATCGACGATCGGGTACCCCGTCTCGCCGCGCTTCCAGGCCGCCAGCAGGTCGTCGTCGTTCTCCCACTCGATCGGGTTCTCGTAGGACGTGTAGTTCGTTGTGACGACGTCGGGATTGAAGTAGAGGACGTGGGTGTAGAACTCCCGCCAGGCGAGTTGCGAACGGAACTCCGCGACCGACTCGCGGCGCTCGCCGGAGGCGCTCTCGAGGGCGTCTCTGACCCGCTTGTCGACCTCGCGAATCCCGATCGTCCCGAACTTCAAGTGCACCGAGAGCCGGGACGTACACTCCTCGGCGGGGTAATCGCGAGACTCCTCGTATCGATAGACGTCGTCGTCGAGAAACGACTCGAGTAGCGTTCGTGCGACATCCGTGCCGGCGGCCGGAACCTCCGCCGCCGGTGCGTCGAACCCCAGATCCGATAGCGTCGGGATCGCACCCGGGGCGACGCCGAGGTCGGCCGCCGGGGCCGTCTCCGGAATCCGCCGGGGGTCGTCCTTCTCGCGGTCGCGCCATTTCCGACCGAAGTAGGTGAACACCGAGTACGGGTCACCCGCGTTCGTCGTGATCGATCCGGGTTCGTGACACACGGCGTCGTGGAACTTCTGGGGGGTCGCATCGACGTTCTCGAGCGCGTCGTCCACGCGCTCGTCGCGCTCGCTCGCCAGCCCCGAGTAGTCGCGGTTCCACGAGACGAACTCAGCACCCAGATCGGCCGCGAGGTTGGGCACGACACTTGCGGGATCGCCCGCCCGGACGAGCAGTTCGGATCCGCGCTCGCGGTAGGCCGCACGCAGCGCCCCGACCGCGTCGAGTAGAAACGCCACACGGGACGCTCCCGCATGCTCCAGCACTGCCTCGTCGAAGACGAACACTCCGACGGGCCGCTCGGGCGCGTCTGCGAGGCCGCGGTTGTCAGCGAGTCGCAAGTCCCGCCGGTGCCAGTGAAGACGCATCAGCAGATCAGTCGTTGCGCGCTCCGGTAAATCCCCGGGTGACCGCCGTGTTCTGCTGGTAGTTCGACGAACGGGACAGAGACGAAAACAGGACGCGGACGAGGCTTATTTGTGCGCGTCGAGGATCATATCGTAGGTGCGCTCCCACTCGTAGTCGTCGTCGTGGTAGCGCTCGGCGAGCGGTTCCTCGGGTATCTCGCCGATCGCCTGCTTCTCTTCGGTGTAGGAGCGCCGCTCGTCGTCGCGGTAATACCGGCCCGTCAGGATCTCCCCGTCGTGGACCGCGAGTTCCGTCTCGTACATCATTTCGGCCGCCTCGGGGCGGTTCGTGACGTCGAACTCGTAGTCGTCGTTTTGTTGGATGTCGATGTAGGGGACGTACTGCTTTGCGTCCTTGTTCCAAGTCGGACACTGCGTGAGGAAATCGATGTGGCTGAATCCGTCGTGTTCGATGGCCTCTACGAGGATCTCCTGGGCCTGGTTGGGGTTGACCGCCGCCGTCCGGGCGACGTACGAGGAGCCCGCGGTGAGCGACGTCGACAGCGGCCGAACGGGGTCCTTCGCGGAACCGTGGGGTTGGGTCTTCGATTCGTGTCCTTTCGGGCTCGTCGGCGACGTCTGGCCCTTCGTCAGCCCGAAGATCTCGTTGTTGAACACGATGTAGGTGATGTCGTGGTTCTCCCGGGCCGTGTGGGTGAGGTGGTTGCCGCCGATTCCGTAGCCGTCGCCGTCGCCGCCCGCCGCGACGACCTCGAGGTCGGGGTTCGCGAGCTTCGCCGCCCGCGCGACCGGCAGCGCCCGGCCGTGCAGCGTGTGGAACCCGTAGCTGTCGAAGTAGCTGTTGAGCTTGCCCGAGCAGCCGATCCCGGTCACGAGCAGGATCTCTTCTGGGTCCTTGCCGAGTTCGGACATCGCGCCCTTCAGCGCCTTCAGGACGCTGAAATCACCGCAGCCGGGACACCACGTCGCCTGTGGCTCGATGCCGGGCGTGTACTCGTCTCGCTCTACATCTCGATCCGCGTCGATTGCGTTGAACGCGCTCATGATCAATCACCTGCCGCCGGGACGAACCTCGTCGTCGTCGCGGGCTCGTCACCCTCGAGGACGGACCGGAACCCGTCGACGACTTCCGCCGGCTCGAACGGGTTGCCGTTGTATTTCAGAAGGCTGTGCATCTTCGGGCCGAACCGGCCCAGCTCGCGCTGGACGAGCCCGCGGAACTGGCCGCTGGCCGTCATCTCGACGACGAGACACTCGTCGACGGATTCGAGGAACTCGGTCACCTCGGCCTCCGGGAACGGCATCAGGTCGGAGACCCCCATCGACTTCACGCTGTAGCCGGCGTCGTTGAGTTCGTCGACGGCCTCCTCGACGGTGCCTTGCTGACTGCCGAAGGTCATGATGCCGTACGCAGCGTCGTCGTCGCCGTGGGTGGTCTGGTGGCTCCCGTCGGCGTCGTTGAGCTGCTCTCGGATCGAGTCGTGCTTACCGAGGCGGCGATCGACCTGCGCGGTCCGGTTTCCGGGGTCCTCTGAGATGTGCCCCTGTGGGGTGTGCTCGTTGCTCTCGGCGAGGAACCGACCGCCCTTCTGTCCGGGGATCGACCGCGGCGAGACGCCCTTCTCGCCGGGGTCGTGCTGGTAACGGTTGAACTTCCCGGCGGAGTGGTGTGCCGCCTCGGCGAGTTCCTCCTCGGTGAGCGTCGCCCCGAGGTCCGGAGCGGGCTCACGATCGAAGAAAGACTCGTCGACGTTTCTGAGTTCGCCCCCGATCTTCTGATCGTAGAGGACGATCGTCGGGACGTGATAGTCGTAGGCGATCTCGAAGGCGGCGCGTGTCTGGTCGTAGGCCTCCTCGATGTTACTGGGCGCGAGAACGACTCGCGTCGAGTCGCCCTGGCTCGCATAGAGGACGTGTTCGAGGTCGCTCTGTTCGGGCTTCGTCGGCATCCCGGTCGCGGGGCCGGCCCGCATCGCCTCGACGAGGACGACCGGGGTCTCGGTCATCTCGGCGAGCCCGAGCGGCTCGGTCATCAACGAGAACCCGCCCCCGGAGGAGCCGGACATCGCCTTCGCGCCGGCGTGTGACGCACCGAGCGCGAGCGCGGCCGCGGCGATCTCGTCTTCGACCTGTTCGGAGATCCCACCGACCTTCGGGAGGTATTTGCTCATCAGGCTGAACACTTCGGTCCACGGCGTCATCGGGTACCCCGAGATGAACCGACACCCGGCGTCGAGAGCGCCGTAGGCGATGGCGTTGCTCCCCGAGAGCAACACCTGTTCTTCGTCGTGCTCGCCGGTCGGCATCCGGAGGTCGTGGCTGAACTCCATTCCTTGGACGTCCTCGTAGGCGTCCTCGAGAATCTCGAGGTTCGTTTCGAGGACGTCGCCGGACATCGCATCCGACATCAGGTGCTTGATATTGTCGAGTTCGTACTCGAGGAGGGCAGCGGTCGCGCCGACGCCCGCCGTGTTGCGCATGACCTCGCGGCCCTTCTCGCGGGCTCGAGCACGGAGGTCCATCGGATAGACGTGCCAGTCGTTTTCTTCTACGCGCTCCTCGAAGTCGGGAACGGCGTCGATGTCGACGAGTCCCTCGTCGTAGACGATGACGCCGCCCTCGCGGAGCTCGTCGAGGTTTTCGACGATCGGCTTCATTTCCTCGTCGCCGTAGTAGGCGTCCTCCTGTGGGTTCCTGGCGAAGGAGTCACCGAGCGCGAGCAGGCAGTTGTAGCCGTCACCGCGGGATTTTACGGGTTCCGGCGACGCCCGGACCTCGACGTAGGTGTGGCCGCCACGGATGCGGGAGGGATAGTGTCTGTGTGTGAATACGTGCAGCCCGGATCGCATCAGGGCCTTCGCGAAGTTCTGGCTCGTCGAGTCGATCCCGTCGCCGGAACCGCCCGCGATTCGCCAGACTATTTCTTCTGTCATTGGCTATCACTGCGCCCGTATGGGCGTTGAAAATCATTCAGAGCGCATCAATAAAAGTATTTGCTACACAATGGCATACATTGATCGTGATATAATTGTATTAATACGGTGGCATAGCGCGGCCTCACTCGTTTCCGTGTGGTTTCACCAACACCTTGATCGCCTCCCGCTCGTCCATGGCACGATACCCCTCCGGAACGCCGTCGAGGTCGACAGTTTGCGTGAAGATCGGGCTCGGGTCGAGCGTTCCGGCCAGCACGTCGGCCATTAGCTCCTCGGCGTAGGCGCGAACCGGCGCGACCCCACCGCGCAGGGCGACGTTGCCGCCGAACAGCCCGAACAGATCGAGGCCCCCGTCTTCGACCCCGTGGGGGACGCCGACGTAGCCGACGGTGCCGCCGTCCCGGCAGATATCGATCGCCGCGTTCATCGAGGCGGCCGCGCCGACGCACTCGAGGACGTGATTCGGACCGCCATGGGTCGTCTCCCTCGCCCGTTCTATGGCCTCCTCGCCGTGGGCGTGTATCGTCTCCGTCGCGCCGAACTCGGCGGCGAGGTCGAGTCGGTCCTCGTGGTGGCCGAGGGCGACGATCCGCTCGGCACCGAGGCGGCGTGCGGCGAGGACACCACACAGTCCGACCGCCCCGTCGCCCACGACGACGCAGGTCGATCCGGCCTCGACGCCGGCGCTCACGGCGGCGTGGTGGCCGGTCCCCATCACGTCCGTCAGGGCTAACAGCGACCGGAGCGTGTCCTCGTCGTCGGCGTGGCGGTCGGGCACCCGAACGAGCGTTCCGTCGGCGTGCGGTGTGCGGACGTACTCGCCCTGCCCGCCGCCGTTGTCGCCGCCCCACGAGTCCCCGTTGACACAGGAGGTGTGTAGCCCCTTCCGACAGAACTCACAGGCGCCGCAGCTGACGAGGAAGGGCGCGAACACCCGATCGCCGGGCGCGACCGACCGGACGTCCGCGCCGACGGCTTCGACGACTCCCATCGGCTCGTGACCGACGCGGGAGCCGACCTCTCGGTCGCTGTCCCCCCGGTAGAACCATAGATCGGACCCACAGACCGCGGTGTGGGTGACGCGGACGACGGCGTCGGTCGAGGACTCGAGTTCGGGGCGGGGAACCTCTTCGACGGTGATCTCTCCGGGACCACGGTAGATCGCTGCGCGCATACGAAACGCCTCGCGCCGAACGAACAAAGAACCCCACCAACTGTGGTCTCCGGCCGGCCGACGCTGCTCGTCTCTGACGCCTCCAGAGAGCCCGTCGATTCGGCCCTCGGTGGCGACCGGCTCGGGGCGATCCCCGGGGAGCTTTTGCTCCGATGGAGGCCACAGGCTTATTAGTGATACTGTCGTGCATCCGGTTGAAGGGAATGTCTCTTACCGAACTCATCGCCGGGGTCGAGGGCCACGAAAAGACGCTTACGGTCTTCAACGCCGACGAGGGGACCATCGGCGTCCTCCGGGAGCAGTTCCACGACCGGAACGTCTCCGTCTCCGGGGAGCACACGCCGAGCGGGAAGCCGGACGCGTTCACGGTTCTCGCCGACGAGGACGAGTTCGTCGCGGCCGCCGACATCGAGAGTGTCCTCGACGACGGGAACGAACGGACCGAACCGGGCTTCGATGGCGACGCCTACCGCCCGATCCTCGATCACCTCGACGAGACGATGTTTACCTCCTACGACATCGAGCAGATGGTCGCGGCCTCCCGGGAGATCGAGGACCGCGCCTGGCGGGTCGGCAAGGGGACGCTGCACTCGGGGTTCCAGAAGCTCTCGATTCTCTCGGGACAGATGAACATCTACGAGCAACTCGCTCAGAAGGGCAGCCTCAACGTCCACGCCTACGCCGTCCCCGACGCCGACGTTCCCGAACACGACACCGACCTCACGATCCACGTCGAACGAAGCGACGAGATCGAGCGGTCGTGGTTCGTCGCCTACGACGGCGCCGGTGTCGACGTCAACAAGTGTGCGCTCCTCGCCGAGGAACGCGACCCCCGGTCGTTCTATGGCTTTTGGACCTACGATCCCTCGACCGTCGATTGGATCATCGACCACCTCGAGTCGACGTACGGCCTCCTCGAATCGCAGTGAGTCCGGCCCTCGGTGTGCGTTTTCCTACCGCCGCCCGACGGATCGTTTATACACGTCTGCGGACAGACGTCCACAATTCGGGGCCAGCTACCCGAGGTGAACTCCACGATCCGGGAGCGCCTACTTAAATTGACGTCCACGATCCGGTGGCTAATTATAAATTAACAGACACGCGAAGCTGTCCGGAGGGCTGGGATCGAGCGAGGGGCTTATTTCGGGGACGCCCTATTTACGTCTAATGAGTCAAACCGCCGGGCTGGACCGGATCGACCGCGCCGTCGTCAACGCTTATCAGGGCGGCTTTCCGGTCGTCGAACGCCCGTTCGAACCCGCCGCGGCAGCCCTCCGGGATCGCGGTGTAGACGTGACAGCGGCGGAACTACTCGAGCGGGTCCGAACGCTCGACGACGAGGGCGTCCTGACCCGGTTCGGCGCGTTGATAAACGCCGCGGAGATCGGCGGCGCGGCGACGCTCGTCGCCATGCACGCCCCCGAAGAGCGCTTCGAGGAGATCGCCGAGGCGGTCAACGCCCGCCGAGAGGTCGCTCACAACTACCGGCGCGAACACCCACACCTGAACATGTGGTTCGTCGTCTCGGTCGCGGACGCCGACGCGATCGAGGCGGTCCTCGACGGGATCGAGGCCGAGACCGGACAGGAGACGTACAACCTCCCGAAACAACGGGAGTTCCGCGTCGAGGCGAAGTTCCTCCTCGACGGGCCGCTTCCCGACGGCGACCTCGATCGCTCCGGGCTCGGTCCCACCGTCGAACCGGCCGAGTCGGGGGCGTTGACTCCCGACGAACGCGACCTCGTCGTCGAGATTCAGGGCGGGTTACCGATCACCGAGACCCCCTACGCCGACGTCGCCGAGGCCCTCGGAACCGACGTCGAATGGGTCCTCCGGACGATCAAACGCTTCGACGCCGCCGGGAAGATCCGACGCGTCGGCGTCGTCCCCAACCACTACGCGCTCGGATACACGGAGAACGGGATGACTGTCTGGGACGTCCCCGACGAGAAACTCGACGTCGTCGGTCCTGAGGTCGCCGGTCTGGACTTCGTCACCCACTGCTACGAGCGCCCGAGACACGAGGGCGTGTGGCCGTACAACTTCTTCGCGATGACGCACGGCCGAAGCGACGAGGAGAGCGAACAGCGGATCCAGCAGGTAAAGGAGACGATGGAGCGCCACTGGGACGTCGGCTCCGACGACTGGGATTCGCTGTTCTCGACGGAGATACTCAAAAAGACCGGGATCCGACTCGACGAACGCGCCGACGCCAACACGGAGTAGCATGATTCCGCTCTATCACGACTTCACCGATGAGACGGTTCTCGTCTTCGGCGGCGGTCCGGTCGGTGCCCGGAAGGCCAGACGCTTCGCCCGGGAGGCGAACGTCGTCGTCGTCAGTCCCGAGTTCGCGGCCGACGGCTACGGCGAGGCGGAACTCGTCCGGGCCGCCCCGGATGCCGGGACCGTTGCCGGGTGGTTCGACCGGACCGACCCCGCACTCGCCGTCGCGGCGACGGACGTCGATCCGGTGAACGAGGCGGTCGAACGGGAAGCCCGCAACCGCGGAACGCTCATAAACCGGGCGGATCACTCCGGCGAGCGCGGCCCGGGCGGCGTCGTCGTCCCCGCGACTGTCCGAGACGGCGGCGTCGCAGTCTCGATCTCGACCGGCGGAGCCAGCCCCGCCCTCTCGAAGGAACTCCGCAAGCGGATCGAGGGCGAACTCGACGGCGCGGGCGAACTCGCGGCGATAACCGCCGACGTTCGATCGGAGCTGAAAGCCCGCGGCGTCGACCCGGCCCGCCGCCGTCGTGCCGTTCGGGCCGCCGTCCAGTCGCCGAGGGTTTGGAAGGATTTAGGTACGGGTGTCTCCAACGCTCGACAAACAGTTGACGCCGTCGTCGACGCGGCGTTGGGTGAGAAGTCGTGACAACGGGATCAAAATCGGAGATCGTCGCCGGCGTCAGCGTCTCATACGGCCACGCGAGCGTCGAGCAGATCGAGACCGTCGCGGCGGACTCCGGGCGGGCGGCCGTCGAATCGCTGCTCGGACAGACCGAGGTCCTCGAGGCGTTCGTCCTCCAGACCTGCAACCGGGCCGAAGCGTACGTCGTCTCCGAGACCGCGGCGTCGGCCCGCGAGGCACTGTCGACGTACGTCGACGGCGTCGCGCCCGAGGCCGTCCGAGAGCTCGACCACGAGGAGAGTTTCAGACACCTCATGTCGGTCGCGTGCGGCCTCGAATCGCTCGTCTTGGGCGAAGACCAGATCATCGGCCAGCTCCGGGACGCCTACGAGGACGCCCGCGGCGCCGGCGCCATCGGGCCGACACTCGACGACGCGATCCTGAAGGCGATCCACGTCGGCGAGCGGGCCCGAAGCGAGACGGCGATCAACGAGGGCGCACTCTCGCTCGGCTCCGCCGCGGTTCGGTTCGCCGACGACGAGCACGGTCTCGGGGACGCGACCGCCCTCGTTGTCGGGGCCGGCGAGATCGCGACGCTGGCGGCGAAGGCGCTCGACGAACCCGCCAGCCGGGTCGTGATCGCAAACCGGACGCTCCCGAACGCCGAACGCCTCGCGAAGCAACTCGAGAGCGAAACCTCCGTCGTCGGCCTCGATGCGCTCTCGGTCGCCGCCGACGAATCCGACGTCGTCGTCTCCGCCACCGGAAGCCACGAGCACGTGATCGACGCCACCGACCTCGAAACCGTCGGCGAGACCTGTATCGTCGACATTGCACAGCCCCGCGACGTCGCGCCCGAGGCGGCTTCGCTCGAGGACGTCTCCGTATACGACCTCGACGCGATCGAAACGATGACCGGCGAGACCAAAGCGAAGCGCCGCGAGGCCGCCGAGGTCGTCGAGACGATGATCGACGAGGAACTCGAACGCCTTCTGACCCAGTACAAGCGCAAACGCGCAGACCAGGTCGTCGCGGCGATGTACGAAGGGGCCGAACGGATCAAGAGCCGCGAACTCAGAACCGCCGTCTCGAAACTCGAGAGCGAGTCCGAAACGGGCGTCTCCGAAACCGAACGCGAAATCCTCGAGTCGATGGCGGACGCCCTCGTCGG
The genomic region above belongs to Natronomonas moolapensis 8.8.11 and contains:
- a CDS encoding cryptochrome/photolyase family protein codes for the protein MRLHWHRRDLRLADNRGLADAPERPVGVFVFDEAVLEHAGASRVAFLLDAVGALRAAYRERGSELLVRAGDPASVVPNLAADLGAEFVSWNRDYSGLASERDERVDDALENVDATPQKFHDAVCHEPGSITTNAGDPYSVFTYFGRKWRDREKDDPRRIPETAPAADLGVAPGAIPTLSDLGFDAPAAEVPAAGTDVARTLLESFLDDDVYRYEESRDYPAEECTSRLSVHLKFGTIGIREVDKRVRDALESASGERRESVAEFRSQLAWREFYTHVLYFNPDVVTTNYTSYENPIEWENDDDLLAAWKRGETGYPIVDAGMRQLRAEGFMHNRVRMIVASFLTKDLLIDWRHGYEHFRDLLVDHDTANDNGGWQWAASTGTDSQPYFRIFNPMTQGERYDPDAAYIREYVPELEGVDPDVVHSWHELTPTERANAAPEYPEPVVEHSERREQALSMFERARGESD
- a CDS encoding thiamine pyrophosphate-dependent enzyme; amino-acid sequence: MSAFNAIDADRDVERDEYTPGIEPQATWCPGCGDFSVLKALKGAMSELGKDPEEILLVTGIGCSGKLNSYFDSYGFHTLHGRALPVARAAKLANPDLEVVAAGGDGDGYGIGGNHLTHTARENHDITYIVFNNEIFGLTKGQTSPTSPKGHESKTQPHGSAKDPVRPLSTSLTAGSSYVARTAAVNPNQAQEILVEAIEHDGFSHIDFLTQCPTWNKDAKQYVPYIDIQQNDDYEFDVTNRPEAAEMMYETELAVHDGEILTGRYYRDDERRSYTEEKQAIGEIPEEPLAERYHDDDYEWERTYDMILDAHK
- a CDS encoding 2-oxoacid:acceptor oxidoreductase subunit alpha: MTEEIVWRIAGGSGDGIDSTSQNFAKALMRSGLHVFTHRHYPSRIRGGHTYVEVRASPEPVKSRGDGYNCLLALGDSFARNPQEDAYYGDEEMKPIVENLDELREGGVIVYDEGLVDIDAVPDFEERVEENDWHVYPMDLRARAREKGREVMRNTAGVGATAALLEYELDNIKHLMSDAMSGDVLETNLEILEDAYEDVQGMEFSHDLRMPTGEHDEEQVLLSGSNAIAYGALDAGCRFISGYPMTPWTEVFSLMSKYLPKVGGISEQVEDEIAAAALALGASHAGAKAMSGSSGGGFSLMTEPLGLAEMTETPVVLVEAMRAGPATGMPTKPEQSDLEHVLYASQGDSTRVVLAPSNIEEAYDQTRAAFEIAYDYHVPTIVLYDQKIGGELRNVDESFFDREPAPDLGATLTEEELAEAAHHSAGKFNRYQHDPGEKGVSPRSIPGQKGGRFLAESNEHTPQGHISEDPGNRTAQVDRRLGKHDSIREQLNDADGSHQTTHGDDDAAYGIMTFGSQQGTVEEAVDELNDAGYSVKSMGVSDLMPFPEAEVTEFLESVDECLVVEMTASGQFRGLVQRELGRFGPKMHSLLKYNGNPFEPAEVVDGFRSVLEGDEPATTTRFVPAAGD
- a CDS encoding zinc-dependent alcohol dehydrogenase family protein; translation: MRAAIYRGPGEITVEEVPRPELESSTDAVVRVTHTAVCGSDLWFYRGDSDREVGSRVGHEPMGVVEAVGADVRSVAPGDRVFAPFLVSCGACEFCRKGLHTSCVNGDSWGGDNGGGQGEYVRTPHADGTLVRVPDRHADDEDTLRSLLALTDVMGTGHHAAVSAGVEAGSTCVVVGDGAVGLCGVLAARRLGAERIVALGHHEDRLDLAAEFGATETIHAHGEEAIERARETTHGGPNHVLECVGAAASMNAAIDICRDGGTVGYVGVPHGVEDGGLDLFGLFGGNVALRGGVAPVRAYAEELMADVLAGTLDPSPIFTQTVDLDGVPEGYRAMDEREAIKVLVKPHGNE
- a CDS encoding DICT sensory domain-containing protein, translated to MSLTELIAGVEGHEKTLTVFNADEGTIGVLREQFHDRNVSVSGEHTPSGKPDAFTVLADEDEFVAAADIESVLDDGNERTEPGFDGDAYRPILDHLDETMFTSYDIEQMVAASREIEDRAWRVGKGTLHSGFQKLSILSGQMNIYEQLAQKGSLNVHAYAVPDADVPEHDTDLTIHVERSDEIERSWFVAYDGAGVDVNKCALLAEERDPRSFYGFWTYDPSTVDWIIDHLESTYGLLESQ
- the ahbB gene encoding siroheme decarboxylase subunit beta → MSQTAGLDRIDRAVVNAYQGGFPVVERPFEPAAAALRDRGVDVTAAELLERVRTLDDEGVLTRFGALINAAEIGGAATLVAMHAPEERFEEIAEAVNARREVAHNYRREHPHLNMWFVVSVADADAIEAVLDGIEAETGQETYNLPKQREFRVEAKFLLDGPLPDGDLDRSGLGPTVEPAESGALTPDERDLVVEIQGGLPITETPYADVAEALGTDVEWVLRTIKRFDAAGKIRRVGVVPNHYALGYTENGMTVWDVPDEKLDVVGPEVAGLDFVTHCYERPRHEGVWPYNFFAMTHGRSDEESEQRIQQVKETMERHWDVGSDDWDSLFSTEILKKTGIRLDERADANTE
- a CDS encoding precorrin-2 dehydrogenase/sirohydrochlorin ferrochelatase family protein, which produces MIPLYHDFTDETVLVFGGGPVGARKARRFAREANVVVVSPEFAADGYGEAELVRAAPDAGTVAGWFDRTDPALAVAATDVDPVNEAVEREARNRGTLINRADHSGERGPGGVVVPATVRDGGVAVSISTGGASPALSKELRKRIEGELDGAGELAAITADVRSELKARGVDPARRRRAVRAAVQSPRVWKDLGTGVSNARQTVDAVVDAALGEKS
- the hemA gene encoding glutamyl-tRNA reductase, whose translation is MTTGSKSEIVAGVSVSYGHASVEQIETVAADSGRAAVESLLGQTEVLEAFVLQTCNRAEAYVVSETAASAREALSTYVDGVAPEAVRELDHEESFRHLMSVACGLESLVLGEDQIIGQLRDAYEDARGAGAIGPTLDDAILKAIHVGERARSETAINEGALSLGSAAVRFADDEHGLGDATALVVGAGEIATLAAKALDEPASRVVIANRTLPNAERLAKQLESETSVVGLDALSVAADESDVVVSATGSHEHVIDATDLETVGETCIVDIAQPRDVAPEAASLEDVSVYDLDAIETMTGETKAKRREAAEVVETMIDEELERLLTQYKRKRADQVVAAMYEGAERIKSRELRTAVSKLESESETGVSETEREILESMADALVGQLLSAPTQSIRDAAENDDWSTISTALQLFGSGFELGPTTPPASPRGPETLSEEMRERMPPRVIEQLIEDD